The Schizosaccharomyces pombe strain 972h- genome assembly, chromosome: I genome contains a region encoding:
- the jmj1 gene encoding histone demethylase Jmj1: MVYRPTAHEFDDLPKIEFIDSCPYQVFLEQYLKPCVPVLIGPKLTAQWKANTTWITSKGDPNILHSYILPDKPCTSRDNTSGNSLLNDNDIKNFIRSYAERIVNNEDKNVFLDSLLLSPNYEYLEENYGTIPVPLAYCNEKDRYGSQRRETVPLKSALHELRDEQVQLQCRQAPSNQALKSLYAKDMHLFRHLDPADFPYSTPDIFADDWLNAYVIDCESDDFRFAYLGSHLTTTGLHTDVYASHSFSVNLCGVKCWLFIDPKDLQTIASLYDDQQLPSWITKDDLFRGPLVNHRHLIKILFQYPGQTVFVPSGWYHQVLNIGTTLSINHNWCNASCILQMYTALKEQYEVSAESLKDLLEDGIVTKDRFSQVVTEVVEANYGWCWRRFWGMIKHQLKRRDAILHSSEYFSKWPIQPEFLPPLSWEYSILKNILLNDEPGSTFDSGSPPSSIVTIFKSLGDFKE; the protein is encoded by the coding sequence ATGGTGTATCGTCCCACTGCTCATGAGTTTGACGACTTACCGAAAATCGAGTTCATAGATTCATGCCCATACCAGGTATTCCTTGAGCAGTATCTAAAACCTTGCGTTCCCGTACTTATTGGACCGAAGCTTACTGCTCAATGGAAAGCAAATACTACGTGGATAACTAGTAAGGGTGATCCTAATATCCTGCATAGTTACATTCTACCTGACAAACCTTGTACTTCTAGAGACAACACTAGTGGGAATTCACTACTAAACGACAATGATATAAAGAATTTCATTAGGTCATATGCAGAAAGGATTGTGAATAATGAGGATAAAAATGTGTTTTTGGATTCGTTATTGTTATCGCCAAACTATGAATACttagaagaaaattacGGAACGATTCCTGTACCATTGGCTTATTGCAATGAAAAAGATCGTTATGGATCTCAACGTCGTGAAACAGTTCCCTTGAAGAGTGCACTTCATGAACTTCGCGATGAACAGGTCCAACTACAATGCCGGCAGGCTCCAAGTAATCAGGCTTTGAAATCCTTATATGCCAAGGATATGCACTTGTTTCGACATCTAGACCCTGCCGATTTTCCTTACAGTACTCCGGACATTTTCGCCGACGACTGGTTAAATGCATACGTGATTGATTGTGAATCCGATGATTTCCGTTTCGCATATTTAGGTAGTCATTTAACGACTACTGGCCTACACACCGATGTCTATGCTAGCCACTCCTTCTCTGTTAATCTCTGCGGTGTGAAATGCTGGCTTTTTATCGATCCCAAAGACCTTCAAACGATTGCCTCCCTTTATGATGACCAGCAATTACCTTCATGGATCACAAAAGATGATTTATTTAGAGGTCCACTTGTAAATCATCGacatttgataaaaattctCTTCCAATATCCTGGACAAACAGTGTTTGTTCCAAGTGGTTGGTATCATCAGGTTTTAAATATTGGAACTACACTCTCTATCAACCATAATTGGTGTAATGCATCTTGCATTTTACAAATGTACACCGCATTAAAAGAGCAGTATGAAGTTTCCGCAGAGTCTCTCAAGGATTTGCTGGAGGATGGAATCGTAACAAAGGACAGATTTTCTCAGGTTGTTACAGAAGTGGTGGAAGCAAACTACGGTTGGTGTTGGCGTCGATTTTGGGGTATGATCAAACATCAGCTCAAACGAAGGGATGCAATATTACATAGTTCTGAATACTTCTCAAAATGGCCCATACAACCTGAGTTTCTTCCTCCATTATCATGGGagtattcaattttaaaaaatattttactaaaTGATGAGCCCGGCAGCACCTTCGATTCTGGTTCTCCTCCTTCATCGATTGTCACGATCTTTAAATCTCTCGGtgattttaaagaataG
- the atg101 gene encoding protein Atg101: MTNTVTIELKIGYKYAAEVVKAVLGVILFHRQFSTVPARTIDVLDITVPTLVGAELNEQLATKAAEFIDTIRNEAGANGQMILLLYERSPKKSWFGKGNTIPWEQWILHTTILEEGDSYQESSLSLEAAVEQIVQAVNLRSLSYLPPVAMDSGNYPYEIVTPTSTEGWGSLLKRMIIENVSGGD; this comes from the exons ATGACAAACACGGTGACAATTGAACTGAAAATTGGTTATAAGTATGCTGCTGAGGTTGTAAAAG CCGTTTTAGGTGTAATTCTATTTCATAGACAGTTTTCTACTGTTCCTGCTAGGACAATTGACGTTTTAGACATTACGGTTCCTACTCTGGTTGGTGCAGAACTAAATGAACAACTAGCAACTAAAGCGGCGGAATTTATTGATACCATTCGAAATGAGGCTGGTGCAAATGGTCAGATGATTTTACTGTTGTATGAAAGATCGCCTAAAAAGTCTTGGTTTGGGAAGGGAAATACAATTCCTTGGGAACAATGGATCTTGCACACTACCATTTTAGAAGAGGGTGACTCTTATCAAGAATCTTCTTTATCTCTAGAGGCAGCAGTTGAGCAAATTGTGCAAGCAGTTAACCTTCGAAGCCTTTCATACCTGCCCCCAGTTGCTATGGATTCCGGGAATTACCCGTATGAAATTGTAACTCCTACTTCAACAGAAGGTTGGGGCTCACTGCTGAAGCGAATGATTATAGAAAACGTTAGTGGAGGTGATTAA